A part of Cannabis sativa cultivar Pink pepper isolate KNU-18-1 chromosome 6, ASM2916894v1, whole genome shotgun sequence genomic DNA contains:
- the LOC133039174 gene encoding uncharacterized protein LOC133039174, producing MIRGVRLRFSIEEFALITGLDCEGDCSVLDFKQEVNSLCERYWPTSSSITKESVRECFTTKRWGDSDEDAVKLAVLYFVEWFLLSGTKHKNVPKSILDVVDSGRYNEFAWGRSSFELTISSLKGKLDSWVEGVRKARSSGKRPSVFYTLIGCPHVLQVWFYECCKYMKGKYCQKESSRIPRITQWTCNSQPTFKVLKTTIFDVSKDKLQLSNMRPTTGEFKALNRAFQVRHRLQLLQESSSSRRANSLLAVTFRQASMPFPRNFMGWRSRSIRCILPNEDFIRFG from the exons AATTTGCATTGATTACTGGGTTAGACTGTGAAGGTGACTGTAGTGTCTTAGATTTTAagcaagaggttaatagtctttGTGAAAGATATTGGCCAACTTCGTCCTCTATCACTAAGGAATCTGTTAGGGAatgttttaccaccaagaggtggGGTGATTCTGATGAGGATGCTGTGAAGTTGGCAGTTTTGTATTTCGTGGAGTGGTTCTTGCTTAGTGGCACTAAGCATAAAAATGTACCCAAGTCTATTTTAGATGTTGTAGATAGTGGGAGGTACAATGAATTTGCTTGGGGCCGGAGTTCTTTTGAATTGACTATTTCCTCATTGAAGGGTAAGCTTGATAGTTGGGTTGAGGGGGTTAGGAAGGCAAGGAGTTCGGGAAAGAGGCCGAGTGTTTTTTACACTTTGATTGGTTGTCCTCATGTTCTTCAAGTTTGGTTCTACGAGTGTTGTAAGTACATGAAAGGTAAGTACTGCCAAAAGGAAAGCTCTCGTATTCCAAGGATCACTCAGTGGACATGCAATAGTCAACCTACTTTCAAAGTTTTGAAGACTACTATCTTTGATGTTTCCAAAGATAAG CTGCAACTTTCAAATATGAGGCCCACTACcggtgagttcaaagctttgaaccgAGCGTTTCAAGTTCGACACCGACTACAACTCTTACAAGAGTCTTCCTCTTCCCGAAGAGCCAACTCGTTGCTCGCAGTGACATTTCGTCAAGCTTCGATGCCTTTTCCGAGAAATTTCATGGGTTGGAGGTCAAGATCGATTCGTTGCATACTTCCCAACGAAGATTTCATCCGATTTGGTTGA
- the LOC133039175 gene encoding uncharacterized protein LOC133039175 produces the protein MASMHTEKGSDSSNDDDGGGDEADFDLNESEETDENEEENVMGDEEGEGSEGEEKDGQADEDSDSKEKNDNGSDDESTDSEEKNFVDFNDGPTQIDVEATVQSGVKAVEIMVMLLLCCFLVV, from the exons ATGGCTTCAATGCATACG GAAAAAGGCAGTGACTCTTCCAATGATGATGATGGAGGTGGTGATGAAGCAGATTTTGATTTAAATGAATCTGAAGAAACTGATGAAAATGAAGAAGAGAATGTTATGGGTGATGAGGAAGGGGAGGGTAGTGAAGGTGAAGAGAAGGATGGTCAAGCCGATGAAGATTCtgactcaaaagaaaaaaatgataatggCAGTGATGATGAATCCACTGATAGTGAGGAGAAG AATTTCGTTGATTTCAATGACGGCCCTACTCAAATAGATGTTGAGGCTACTGTTCAGTCCGGTGTAAAAGCAGTTGAGATTATGGTAATGTtgcttttgtgttgttttttggttgtgtaA
- the LOC115695479 gene encoding uncharacterized protein LOC115695479 has protein sequence MSSDGIGGDPCKQISVSENVEVTDRRLVCFEMGATGLNVDSNIELEDDPIPVEETPLVDKRKSKKPIALTSPFMEYDSSISSSKDGSGYGVVKYVAGLCPLDDKIGEDVEHKDEIDFDLWLGEGRRSKKDP, from the exons ATGTCTTCAGATGGAATTGGTGGTGATCCTTGTAAACAGATTTCAGTTTCTGAAAATGTTGAGGTTACGGATCGTCGTCTTGTTTGTTTtgag atggGTGCAACAGGTCTCAATGTTGATTCTAACATTGAACTTGAAGATGACCCAATTCCCGTTGAAGAAACTCCTCTTGTTGACAAGAGGAAATCTAAGAAACCCATAGCGCTGACGTCTCCGTTTATGGAGTATGACTCTTCCATTTCTAGTTCTAAAGATGGTTCTGGTTATGGAGTTGTTAAGTATGTGGCTGGGTTGTGTCCTCTTGATGATAAGATTGGTGAAGATGTAGAACATAAAGACGAGATTGATTTTGACTTGTGGCTTGGTGAAGGACGTCGATCGAAGAAAGAtccgtaa